A portion of the Sulfuricurvum kujiense DSM 16994 genome contains these proteins:
- a CDS encoding DNA recombination protein RmuC: MIYEITTLIGFTAAGILGWMWNQSRQHYALLEARALQLQELYIKEQSLKTKIQGELDTVQKEYHALERDFAVLHTRYEESSRGFEEKIRLLDEAKAQMKVQFEQLAAQIFEQKAKTFDEAHTKGLDLLLKPFREQIAQFATQSKEQFIHDAKERQSIKDEILRLKTLNERLSQDALNLTQALKGENKTQGNWGEIVLERILEESGLREGHEYEVQSTLSDEEGKKFRPDVIIHLPQNKDIIIDSKVSLVAYDAFIRAESDEERSHALKQHLLSIHSHIKGLSTKRYEQLSGVRTLDFVLLFMPIEGAFLLALEQDNTFFKTAYEQNIVVVSPSTLLVTLRTIEHIWRSEYQERNAKAIAESAEALYEKLVAFVEDMEKIGEQIGRTQKSYEGAMNKLSSGKGNLIRRVESMRKLGLKPKKLLPSSLTEADDEETLL; encoded by the coding sequence ATGATCTACGAAATAACAACCCTTATCGGCTTTACGGCTGCCGGAATACTCGGATGGATGTGGAACCAATCCCGCCAACACTACGCATTGCTCGAAGCACGTGCCCTGCAGCTGCAGGAACTGTATATAAAAGAACAGTCACTGAAAACAAAAATCCAGGGAGAACTCGACACCGTCCAAAAAGAGTATCACGCATTGGAGAGAGATTTCGCGGTGCTCCATACCCGGTACGAAGAGTCGTCACGCGGTTTTGAAGAAAAAATTCGCCTTCTGGATGAAGCGAAGGCACAGATGAAAGTGCAGTTCGAGCAGTTGGCGGCGCAGATTTTCGAACAAAAGGCCAAAACCTTTGACGAAGCGCATACCAAAGGGCTGGATCTGCTGCTTAAACCGTTTCGCGAGCAGATCGCACAGTTCGCAACCCAGAGCAAAGAGCAGTTTATCCATGACGCCAAAGAGCGCCAAAGTATCAAAGACGAAATTCTCCGTCTCAAAACCCTCAACGAGCGGCTTAGCCAGGATGCGCTCAACCTCACCCAAGCGCTTAAAGGGGAAAACAAAACCCAGGGGAACTGGGGAGAGATCGTTCTCGAGCGGATTTTGGAAGAGTCGGGTTTGCGCGAGGGGCATGAGTACGAAGTGCAAAGCACCCTCAGCGACGAAGAGGGGAAAAAGTTCCGCCCCGACGTCATTATCCATCTGCCGCAAAACAAAGACATCATCATCGACTCGAAAGTCTCCCTCGTAGCCTACGATGCGTTTATCCGTGCTGAGAGTGATGAAGAGCGCTCCCATGCGCTGAAACAGCATCTTCTCTCGATCCATTCCCATATTAAAGGGCTAAGCACAAAACGGTACGAACAGCTCAGCGGTGTGCGAACCCTCGATTTTGTTCTCCTTTTTATGCCGATCGAGGGGGCGTTTCTCCTTGCACTGGAGCAGGATAACACCTTCTTTAAGACGGCATATGAGCAAAACATTGTCGTCGTTTCGCCTTCTACTTTATTGGTTACCCTTCGCACGATAGAACATATCTGGCGAAGCGAGTATCAGGAGCGTAACGCCAAAGCGATCGCCGAATCGGCCGAAGCGCTGTATGAGAAACTGGTGGCGTTTGTAGAGGATATGGAGAAAATCGGCGAGCAGATCGGACGCACCCAGAAAAGCTATGAGGGGGCGATGAACAAACTCAGTAGCGGAAAAGGAAATCTCATCCGTCGTGTCGAGTCGATGCGCAAACTGGGATTGAAGCCCAAAAAGTTGCTTCCGTCATCTCTTACGGAAGCAGACGACGAAGAAACGCTTTTATAG
- a CDS encoding formylglycine-generating enzyme family protein has protein sequence MFDFFKKKAEEIPAAAAVETPRHFTNSIGMEFLYVDGGEYMMGRNPQYNEGGEVESPEHPVRLGGFWIAKYPVTQEQYFKLTRVNPSFFKNDKVEEESSRRHPVEQVSWFDAKAYVELMNRFEGKTRFYALPTEAQWEYAAKAGGNTRFSFGDSEALLDDYAIYEYSSNGRTSIVDDKLPNRLGIYGLLGNVWEWCEDDFFANYNGAPNDGSPRIGGAEGESFKVRRGGSYKTGYLCLRSSFRGYSRPDLVANDIGFRLVINGNPLR, from the coding sequence TTGTTCGATTTTTTCAAAAAGAAAGCCGAAGAAATACCCGCGGCAGCCGCGGTGGAAACTCCCAGACATTTTACGAATTCGATCGGTATGGAGTTTTTGTATGTTGACGGCGGAGAATATATGATGGGACGCAACCCTCAGTATAATGAGGGAGGAGAGGTCGAATCGCCTGAACACCCCGTAAGACTGGGCGGGTTTTGGATCGCGAAATACCCTGTAACGCAAGAACAGTATTTCAAACTTACCCGTGTTAACCCTTCCTTTTTTAAAAATGACAAAGTTGAAGAGGAGAGTTCCCGCCGCCATCCGGTGGAGCAGGTGAGTTGGTTTGACGCCAAAGCCTACGTGGAGCTGATGAACCGTTTTGAGGGGAAAACACGTTTTTACGCGTTACCGACCGAAGCGCAATGGGAATATGCCGCCAAAGCGGGAGGAAATACCCGCTTTTCATTCGGAGATTCCGAAGCGCTGCTGGATGACTACGCTATTTATGAATACAGCTCGAACGGTCGGACGTCGATTGTTGACGATAAACTGCCTAACCGTTTAGGGATTTACGGGCTGCTCGGAAACGTATGGGAATGGTGCGAAGACGACTTTTTCGCCAACTACAACGGAGCGCCGAATGACGGCAGCCCCCGTATCGGCGGAGCCGAGGGGGAGTCATTTAAGGTGCGCCGCGGCGGAAGCTACAAAACGGGATATTTGTGTCTTCGAAGTTCGTTTCGGGGATATTCGCGTCCCGATCTGGTTGCCAACGATATCGGCTTTCGTCTGGTCATCAACGGGAATCCATTACGTTAA
- a CDS encoding CDP-alcohol phosphatidyltransferase family protein, which produces MQFLWRSTSHFNLANLITMANITCGLLATYFITQNQFIVAVILAWMGGAFDIFDGKIARKYALSNEFGVQLDSFADFLSFVLVPTFFIFQGVYTHLSGLPLIITSIASIYYVISGLRRLIQFNINTDAGEVAKHFTGVPTPLGAILLWLVWLGSDFIGWMGVLALMIIIGALLNSKVKIPHL; this is translated from the coding sequence ATGCAATTTTTATGGCGCTCTACCAGTCACTTTAACTTAGCCAACCTCATAACTATGGCAAATATCACCTGCGGTCTTTTGGCAACCTATTTCATTACCCAAAACCAATTCATAGTCGCCGTAATCCTCGCATGGATGGGGGGAGCATTTGATATTTTCGACGGAAAAATCGCCCGTAAATACGCATTATCCAATGAGTTTGGGGTACAGCTTGATTCGTTCGCCGACTTTCTCAGTTTCGTACTTGTCCCGACCTTTTTTATCTTTCAGGGGGTCTATACCCACCTCTCAGGACTACCGCTTATCATCACTTCGATCGCCTCTATCTACTATGTGATCAGCGGTCTTCGCCGTCTGATCCAGTTTAACATCAATACCGATGCGGGAGAAGTGGCGAAACATTTTACGGGGGTTCCGACACCGCTGGGAGCGATTTTGCTGTGGCTGGTCTGGCTTGGGTCTGATTTTATCGGATGGATGGGGGTACTTGCTCTGATGATCATCATCGGAGCGCTGCTGAATTCAAAGGTGAAGATTCCTCACCTATAA
- a CDS encoding YchJ family protein — translation MKISSNAPCPCHSGKKYKQCCQPYHKGILPADALKLMRSRYSAFALGAADYIMATTHPNNPDYTEDKESWRQSILSFSNGTRFLGLKIHDFIDGSEEAFVTFEALFDSGILKEKSRFLKEGGKWLYESGEFKE, via the coding sequence ATGAAGATATCATCCAATGCCCCCTGCCCCTGCCACAGCGGCAAAAAATACAAACAATGCTGTCAGCCTTATCATAAAGGAATCCTCCCCGCCGATGCCCTGAAACTGATGCGTTCACGCTACAGTGCTTTTGCATTGGGCGCAGCAGACTATATCATGGCGACTACCCATCCGAATAATCCCGACTATACAGAGGATAAAGAGAGCTGGAGACAAAGCATCCTGAGTTTTTCAAACGGAACCCGTTTTTTAGGTTTGAAGATTCATGATTTTATTGACGGAAGCGAAGAGGCGTTTGTGACGTTTGAAGCCCTATTCGACAGCGGTATCCTCAAAGAGAAAAGCCGCTTTTTAAAAGAAGGCGGAAAATGGCTTTATGAGAGCGGAGAATTTAAAGAATAA